From Pyrenophora tritici-repentis strain M4 chromosome 1, whole genome shotgun sequence, the proteins below share one genomic window:
- a CDS encoding Med15 multi-domain protein, with product MADNQSEISSADSAEAQNQLQNEQSEHLSDSPWAKFTAEQLMENCPYTVALKVINTALWGVPAPADANETHATTWVAKAIHDYNVSMAWDDDLFIDYKWDFEGWTKELFSKVERGTLRSLKSVLRHRGVYTGNNHARVADSLYNILGIENTLEWEPAEFRAMKFDQQSEAYQRQQSNKRQQDTQHTVYPAVQQPPQVQQLPQLQQPPQLQQPPQVPQPSQLQRPSQGEQQEQYRVRQGVQSRSQTIEPQQPLHMSGTLEGPQHRQLWEQAAQPQQGRAQLQTRPPATAYREVTPFPQQPTNRVPNRPPELPYDPYKTLPPRWSRNDRLDANTITQFSKLWDNSNKYTGNAYDLLDDKIKIFFSICWQVDIQEEQFHAVFPRILTGRAETFYIQVVERDDSFADAYMAIKNHFDHDVHHQHYYTDWTTTTFARTRTENPDKGLHEVLQILLDKLQLCQRALGKNFEGEDALRTTVINACRGVPELEMALFKPATICEGLFSDLRSAVETHLARQHTAQMVTEDQYYLDRRYNGNGRIRGGSRGGGGFRGGSRGAYRGGEQRDDNGRGFKPRWRKKCFVCQKEGCWSTNHTDEERKAAPPQGLLRTSCRIRRDRAH from the exons ATGGCGGATAACCAAAGCGAAATAAGCTCTGCAGACTCTGCTGAAGCTCAGAATCAACTACAGAATGAGCAATCAGAACACCTCTCAGACTCACCATGGGCCAAATTTACCGCGGAACAACTTATGGAAAactgtccatacacagttgcactcaaggtcatcaatacagctctctggggtgtacccgcacCGGCGGACGCAAATGAGACACACGCAACAACGTGGGTCGCTAAagctatccacgactacaatgtgtcaatggcctgggacgatgacctcttcattgactacaaatgggactttgaaggatggacgaAGGAGCTATTTAGCAAGGTTGAGCGTGGTACACTAAGGTCTCTTAAGAGTGTGCTACGACACCGGGgagtatacactggcaacaATCACGCCAGGGTGGCGGACTCTCTCTACAACATTCTAGGTATAGAGAATACTCTTGAATGGGAACCAGCagagtttcgagccatgaaATTCGACCAACAGTCCGAAGCGTACCAGCGCCAGCAGAGCAATAAACGCCAACAGGACACTCAGCACACAGTCTATCcagctgtacaacaaccaccgcaagtacaacaactgccgcaattacaacaaccgccgcaattacaacagcCACCGCAAGTACCACAGCCGTCGCAATTACAACGACCGTCGCAGGGCGAGCAACAagagcagtatagagtgagacaaggcgtccAGAGCCGTTCCCAAACAATAGAGCCACAACAGCCGCTACACATGAGCGGTACGCTAGAAGGGCCTCAGCATCGACAACTGTGGGAGCAGGCCGCGCAGCCGCAACAAGGGCGTGCGCAACTACAGACACGGCCGCCAGCGACTGCATATCGCGAAGTCACGCCATTTCCGCAACAGCCAACGAACCGCGTCCCTAACAGACCACCCGAACTACCATAcgacccgtacaagacgctaccgccgcgatggtccCGCAACGATCGACTCGACGCTaatacgatcacgcagttctctaagctatgggacaatagcaacaagtatacagggaatgcgtacgatctcctagacgataagatcaagatcttcttcagcatctgctggcaggtagatatccaagaagagcagtttcacgcagtgtttccccgtatccttaccggacgtgcagagacattctacatacaggttgtagagagagatgacagctttgctgatgcgtacatggcaatcaaaaaccacttcgaccatgacgtccatcaccagcactactacacagactggacgactacaaccttcgctcgcacccgcacagagaaccccgacaagggactacacgaggttctgcagatcctgcttgacaagctgcagctatgccagcgtgcccttggcaagaactttgagggcgaggatgccctacgtaccactgtcatcaatgcctgccgaggagtaccagagcttgagatggcactgttcaaaccagccacaatctgtgaaggactcttctcagaCCTACGTTCTGCAGTTGAGACACACCTTGCACGGCAACACACTGCCCAGATGGTCACAGAGGACCAATATTACTTAGAtcgccgatacaacggcaatggaagaatccgaggtggatctcgaggtggaggaggattcagaggcggatccagaggagcatatcgaggaggcgagcagcgcgacgacaacggacgaggattcaagccacgctggaggaagaaatgctttgtttgccagaaggaaggatgctggtctaccaaccacacagacgaagagcgcaaggctgccc CCCcccaaggacttctccgtacatcttgcagaatacgaagggatcgagcacactag